The proteins below are encoded in one region of Rhodopirellula halodulae:
- a CDS encoding Nramp family divalent metal transporter, translating into MNDSTPSATGRNRFGLGPGILVTAAFIGPGTVVTASRVGTQHGCELLWTVLFAVIGTILLQSMAARLGILTGTGLSEAIRENLRESRWLRPIMLLTIVAIGFGNAAYQTGNLTGAVVGVSALFGGSSLAWNLAIGTFATLVIVSGRDRLLQSVLMVLVFALSAAFLFTAATHMPSLQRVASGLLIPKITSENLTLVLGMIGTTIVPYNLFLHASRSAATWKATPPQEAIRQSNWDTGLSISLGGLVTASILLTACVGFHDRGSNWETPEQIANGLGPVLGPLSGHAFAMGMFCAGLTSAVTAPLATSYAVCGCMGWPANPSSRPFRVIAVSVIVIGVTAVLVLNGSPAATIIIAQVANGMLLPIVAAVMLIVVRRSSPSTSRSLSPWATTISWIVVAFVTSLGLWRIYSALPF; encoded by the coding sequence ATGAACGACAGCACGCCATCCGCCACCGGACGCAATCGGTTCGGCTTGGGACCGGGAATCTTGGTCACCGCCGCCTTCATTGGTCCAGGCACCGTGGTGACTGCCAGTCGAGTTGGCACGCAGCACGGATGCGAATTGCTGTGGACGGTGTTGTTTGCCGTGATCGGGACCATTCTGCTTCAATCGATGGCCGCCCGACTCGGGATCCTCACGGGCACCGGTCTGAGTGAAGCCATTCGCGAGAATCTGCGGGAGTCGCGTTGGTTAAGGCCAATCATGCTTCTGACCATCGTGGCGATCGGATTTGGAAACGCCGCTTATCAAACCGGGAATCTCACCGGTGCGGTGGTGGGCGTGTCCGCTCTCTTCGGCGGTTCTTCGTTGGCATGGAACCTTGCGATCGGAACCTTCGCAACGTTGGTCATCGTTTCGGGACGCGATCGGTTGCTCCAAAGCGTCTTGATGGTGCTCGTCTTTGCGCTCAGTGCTGCGTTCTTGTTCACGGCTGCCACCCACATGCCCTCGCTACAACGTGTCGCCTCGGGATTGCTGATTCCAAAGATCACGTCAGAGAACTTGACCTTGGTACTTGGCATGATCGGTACGACGATCGTTCCCTACAATCTGTTCCTGCACGCAAGTCGTTCCGCAGCGACCTGGAAGGCCACTCCACCGCAAGAAGCCATTCGCCAATCCAACTGGGACACCGGCCTGTCAATTTCGTTGGGCGGTTTGGTGACGGCGTCGATCTTGCTCACGGCATGCGTGGGGTTCCACGATCGAGGCAGCAACTGGGAAACGCCAGAACAGATCGCCAATGGATTGGGTCCGGTGCTGGGACCGCTCAGCGGTCATGCATTTGCGATGGGAATGTTTTGTGCCGGGCTCACCAGCGCAGTCACCGCACCCCTTGCCACTTCCTACGCGGTGTGCGGTTGCATGGGTTGGCCCGCCAATCCATCGAGCCGGCCATTCCGCGTCATCGCCGTTTCGGTCATCGTAATCGGAGTCACGGCGGTCCTGGTCCTGAACGGAAGTCCTGCTGCGACAATCATCATTGCGCAAGTCGCCAACGGCATGCTGTTGCCGATCGTCGCAGCGGTCATGTTGATTGTGGTTCGACGATCCTCACCATCCACTTCGCGAAGCTTGTCGCCTTGGGCAACAACGATTTCTTGGATAGTGGTCGCGTTCGTCACGTCGCTCGGACTTTGGCGAATCTACTCAGCCTTGCCCTTTTAG
- a CDS encoding FAD-dependent oxidoreductase, which yields MLNENESTAFPRLTESELDCLAKLGTRKQLRDGDVLFEDGQRDYSFFAIESGEVVVTEATSGVDQTVATHGPGEFTGDVTMLTGRPAVVTARARGDVQVIEITSCTIRHTLSEVPELSDKLLAAFQVRRKLLEESDFLGIRVIGHANCKELLRLREFFYKNKVPHTFQDVAESVGQQALQEVGMTSEQTPVIVCSRHVESQPSLAKVAECLGISREIREDLYDVLILGAGPAGLAAAVYGASEGLKTLVVDRMGPGGQAGQSSKIENYMGFPAGLPGTELANLGFLQAMKFGAEFTAPVEVRSMQCMDDGNHLVTLCTGQTVRTRTVLIATGASYRRLPIEHCDRLEGAGVYYSATSVEARLCRDSTAIVVGGGNSAGQAAMYLSRHASSVKMLLRGDDLRKSMSDYLANRIEKTDAIEVLFNTEIQALGGEQQLEQVVIGNSSSGDQQAVACSGVFIFVGAKPHTDWLPEGVALDDHGFVLTGPAIRGRGEWMLEREPCELETTCPGVFAAGDVRSGTTKRCAFATGDGALAITCVHQYLSRDA from the coding sequence ATGTTGAATGAGAATGAATCGACCGCCTTTCCGAGATTGACCGAGTCCGAATTGGACTGTCTTGCCAAATTGGGGACGCGAAAACAGCTTCGTGATGGAGATGTCTTGTTTGAGGACGGTCAGCGAGATTATTCGTTCTTCGCGATTGAATCGGGGGAAGTAGTCGTCACCGAAGCGACGTCCGGTGTGGACCAAACGGTGGCGACCCATGGGCCGGGTGAATTCACCGGCGACGTGACCATGTTGACCGGGCGTCCTGCGGTGGTCACGGCGCGGGCTCGCGGCGATGTGCAAGTCATTGAAATCACGTCCTGCACCATCCGGCACACGCTGTCCGAGGTGCCTGAGTTGAGCGACAAACTGCTGGCCGCTTTCCAGGTGCGACGCAAGTTATTGGAGGAGTCCGACTTCCTCGGGATTCGTGTGATCGGCCATGCGAATTGCAAAGAGTTGTTGCGACTGCGAGAGTTCTTTTACAAGAACAAGGTGCCGCACACGTTTCAGGATGTTGCGGAGTCCGTTGGTCAGCAAGCGTTGCAAGAGGTGGGCATGACCTCCGAACAAACGCCGGTGATCGTTTGCAGCCGACACGTCGAGAGCCAACCGAGTCTGGCGAAGGTTGCGGAGTGCTTGGGAATCTCGCGAGAAATTCGTGAGGACCTCTACGATGTGTTGATTCTTGGCGCTGGTCCGGCGGGCTTGGCCGCAGCTGTGTATGGAGCTTCCGAAGGATTGAAGACGTTGGTCGTCGATCGAATGGGACCGGGAGGCCAAGCCGGGCAGAGCTCCAAGATTGAAAACTACATGGGCTTTCCGGCGGGATTGCCCGGAACCGAACTGGCCAACTTGGGTTTCTTGCAGGCGATGAAGTTCGGCGCTGAATTTACTGCCCCGGTAGAAGTCCGCTCGATGCAGTGCATGGATGATGGAAATCATCTGGTCACGTTGTGCACAGGGCAAACCGTGCGTACCCGAACGGTGTTGATCGCGACGGGAGCTTCGTACCGACGTTTGCCGATCGAACATTGTGACCGATTGGAAGGCGCGGGTGTCTACTATTCGGCGACCTCCGTCGAGGCACGTCTGTGTCGCGATTCCACCGCAATCGTGGTGGGCGGTGGGAACTCAGCCGGCCAAGCCGCAATGTATCTGTCTCGGCATGCAAGCTCCGTGAAGATGTTGCTGCGTGGAGATGATTTGCGCAAGAGTATGTCCGACTACTTGGCCAATCGGATTGAAAAAACAGACGCCATCGAAGTCTTGTTCAACACTGAAATCCAAGCATTGGGCGGCGAGCAGCAGTTGGAGCAGGTGGTGATCGGCAACTCAAGCAGCGGCGATCAGCAAGCAGTCGCGTGTTCGGGTGTGTTCATTTTCGTTGGTGCGAAACCTCACACCGATTGGTTGCCCGAGGGTGTGGCACTCGATGATCATGGCTTTGTGTTGACCGGTCCCGCGATTCGCGGTCGCGGGGAATGGATGCTGGAACGGGAGCCTTGCGAATTGGAGACGACCTGCCCCGGTGTGTTCGCGGCTGGTGACGTTCGAAGCGGAACCACCAAGCGATGCGCGTTCGCCACCGGCGACGGTGCACTCGCCATCACTTGCGTGCATCAATATCTGAGTCGCGATGCATGA